The Magnolia sinica isolate HGM2019 chromosome 9, MsV1, whole genome shotgun sequence genome contains a region encoding:
- the LOC131255492 gene encoding RING-H2 finger protein ATL46-like yields MKKIALFAFPAPKMNWALSQIKKKEGLSAYPPPLPHLLPPPPPYTSSYQKEPSPPSPPSPSGSKISPAVLFIIVILAVIFFISGLLHLLVRFLIKQPSSSSSSQSNRYPEIPGSDSLQRQLQQLFHLHDSGLDQAFIDALPVFLYKEIVGLKEPFDCAVCLCEFSQEDKLRLLPICSHAFHINCIDTWLLSNSTCPLCRGTLFSSALAIENPVFEFDEPNEEDGFSGEGRDGFSANQKVEMEAEEEEEVVVEGVKEEIVSEKRVVLPVRLGKFKSVNNEGEGESSSSNLDARRCYSMGSFQYVVGDSNLQVGVALSQREKDGSEGKKETLRRKGCDEVEVDLDGKKLCNGSKGESLSVSKIWLWSKKGKLQNPCDVRSSDSSSSAAQMGISSSLNVGLPRTDRRVRDM; encoded by the coding sequence ATGAAAAAGATTGCCCTTTTTGCCTTCCCGGCTCCTAAAATGAATTGGGCTTTGTcccaaatcaagaaaaaagaaggCCTTTCGGCCTACCCACCTCCTctccctcatctccttcctccGCCGCCTCCTTACACTAGCAGTTATCAGAAAGAGCCATCTCCTCCATCACCACCTTCACCGTCAGGCAGCAAAATCAGCCCCGCCGTTCTTTTCATCATCGTAATTCTTGCAGTGATCTTCTTCATCTCTGGTCTTCTCCACCTTCTTGTTAGATTCCTCATCAAACAGCCGTCTTCATCATCCTCATCCCAATCCAATAGATATCCTGAAATCCCAGGCTCTGATTCCCTCCAGAGGCAGCTCCAACAGCTCTTCCATCTCCACGACTCAGGCCTAGACCAAGCCTTCATAGATGCACTTCCTGTCTTTCTCTACAAAGAGATCGTGGGCCTGAAGGAGCCATTTGATTGTGCCGTCTGTCTATGCGAATTCTCTCAAGAAGATAAGCTGAGATTGCTCCCTATCTGCAGCCATGCATTCCACATAAACTGCATCGACACATGGCTTCTCTCCAACTCAACATGCCCACTCTGCAGAGGGACTCTATTTTCCTCTGCTCTTGCAATCGAAAACCCAGTTTTTGAATTCGACGAACCAAATGAAGAAGATGGTTTTTCGGGTGAAGGGCGAGATGGATTTTCAGCCAATCAGAAGGTAGAAATGGAGgcagaggaggaggaggaggtggtGGTGGAGGGAGTAAAGGAGGAAATCGTCAGTGAGAAGAGGGTGGTTTTGCCTGTTAGGCTTGGGAAATTCAAGAGCGTGAATAATGAAGGTGAAGGAGAGAGCAGTAGCAGCAATTTGGATGCAAGGAGATGCTATTCAATGGGGTCTTTTCAATATGTTGTTGGGGATTCAAATCTGCAAGTTGGAGTAGCTTTGAGCCAAAGAGAGAAAGATGGTAGTGAAGGTAAGAAGGAGACTTTGAGAAGAAAAGGATGTGATGaagttgaggtggatttggatgGTAAGAAGCTGTGTAATGGCAGCAAAGGTGAGAGCTTGTCTGTTTCTAAGATCTGGTTGTGGTCTAAGAAGGGGAAATTGCAAAATCCATGTGATGTTAGGAGTAGTGATAGTAGTAGTAGTGCTGCCCAAATGGgcatttcttcttctttgaatgTGGGATTGCCAAGGACTGATAGAAGAGTTCGAGATATGTGA